One region of Acomys russatus chromosome 8, mAcoRus1.1, whole genome shotgun sequence genomic DNA includes:
- the Slc51a gene encoding organic solute transporter subunit alpha: MATEDTAQERREKISSVMSQRQKDAGSGCCWSARCLSRYTVDLLELLETNYSISPACFSHPPTAGQLLTELGSVEITLTIILTFLTMGSVAIFLEDAMYLYKNVLCPIKKRTLIWSSSAPTVVSVFCCFGLWIPRSLTLVEMSITSFYAVCFYLLMLVMVEGFGGKEAVMQTLKETPMRVHTGPCCCCCPCCPPLILTRKKLQLLMLGPFQYAFFKILLSLVGLFLIPDGIYDPSDISEKSTALWINTFLGVSTLFALWSLAILFRQARVHLGEQNMGSKFALFQVLVILTALQPSIFSILASTGQIACSPPFSSKIRSQVMNCHMLILETFLMTVLTRMYYRKKDDKVGYQTC; this comes from the exons CCCGCTGTCTTTCCAGGTACACAGTGGACCTTCTGGAGCTTCTGGAAACCAATTACAGCATCtcccctgcctgcttctctcacCCTCCCACTGCAGGTCAGCTCCTGACAG AACTGGGCTCTGTGGAAATCACCCTCACCATCATCCTGACCTTTCTCACCATGGGCTCGGTGGCTATCTTCCTGGAGGATGCCATGTACCTGTACAAGAACGTCCTCTGCCCCATCAAGAAGAGGACTCTGATCTGGAGTAGCTCAGCACCCACG GTGGTGTCCGTGTTCTGCTGCTTTGGTCTCTGGATCCCACGTTCCCTCACACTTGTGGAAATGTCCATAACCTC GTTTTACGCGGTGTGCTTTTACCTCCTGATGCTGGTCATGGTGGAAGGCTTTGGTGGGAAGGAGGCGGTGATGCAGACACTGAAGGAGACCCCAATGAGGGTGCACACgggcccctgctgctgctgctgtccctgctgtCCACCCCTCATACTTACCAG gaagaagcttcagCTGCTAATGTTGGGCCCTTTCCAGTATGCCTTCTTCAAGATACTACTGAGCTTAGTGGGCTTGTTTCTCATCCCCGACGGCATCTATGACCCATCAGAC ATTTCTGAGAAGAGCACAGCTCTGTGGATCAACACTTTCCTTGGTGTGTCCACCCTGTTTGCTCTCTGGTCCCTGGCCATCCTTTTCCGTCAAGCCAGGGTGCACCTGGGTGAACAGAATATGGGGTCCAAGTTTGCTCTGTTCCAG GTTCTTGTCATCCTGACCGCCCTGCAGCCCTCCATTTTCTCCATCTTGGCTAGCACCGGGCAGATTGCTTGCTCACCCCCcttttcttctaaaatcaggTCTCAAG TGATGAACTGCCACATGCTCATACTGGAGACCTTCCTGATGACGGTGCTGACACGGATGTACTACCGGAAGAAAGATGACAAGGTTGGGTATCAGACTTGTTAG